Genomic segment of Streptomyces lydicus:
ATAGCGTGACCAACTCCTCGGCCGCCTGTCGATCCACGATGTAGTTGCTCTTGCCTCCGAGGTAGTAGTCATACATTCGGGCACTGTGCGCCCTGTCCTGTCCCAATCCCGAGTCGGTACGGAGTTCCCTCACAAGCTCGGACTGCTCACCCACAGCTCATCCCCTCATTGGTGTGCGCCTCACCGTAGACAGCGCAGCATCCCCGGCGGGGGTCGACCTGACGGTATCCACGCATCCCTGCTGGTCAACAGCAGTGGACGGACGCGGCGTCGTTGTGCAATTGCACGTACAGAGAGGCAGGAGTGGAAAACATGTGGCATGCCACTCGCCAATTTCGCACCGCAAGTAGGTCCCAGACAGGAGTCCGTGAGGCTCGGAGCATCTGAGTCGGTTCGCGGTGCGAGCTGGTTGGCTTCTACGGCGTTGGGGTCGTGGTGGGGCCCTCGCCGCCCAGGCCGAGGGCTTGGGCGAGTGTCGGCAGCGTCGCGAACTCCGCGGCGCCTTGACGGGCGATCTCGCGTCGGTGCTGGGCGTTGCGGGTCAACGCCAGCCCCCGGGGCGAGGGTCGGGTTTGCCCGGGCTGCGGCCAGTCGCCGTAGGGCTGCTCCATACCCCGCTTCGTCAGGGCGATAACGACAGCTCCGCCGGCGGCGGCGGGAGAGCCCCCCTGGAGCCTGCCCGCCCACTGCGGGTCCGGAGTGCACCCGTGAGCCATCAGCTGGTCGACCTCCCGCCCCCACGGGGCGGACTCCCGGATCACCGACCAGGCACGGGGATGCTTCGCGGCCGAGTTCCGAAGAGCCGTCAGCCCCTCGATGTAATCGTCCCATTCACCCACCTCGCCCGGGGCCGTGACCACGGTGAGGCGGAAGTAACCACGCGCCGCCTCCGCTCGGAGCTGCCGATCCGGAAGCTCCGAGCGGACGAGGGAGGACAGGTGCTGCACCTCTTCCCACTCCACCGCGACCTCGGCTGCGCTGAGCACGATGACGTGCCCGTTGCTCTTGCTCCAGGGCACGGGCACGCGGATCGCCTGCTGCCCGCCGGAGCGGGAGGAGCGGCCGGCGTAGGTGTGCTTGAGGTCCAAGGGCAGGTGGCCCAGACCATGGCTCTCAGCCCACGCGCAGGCCACCCGCTCCGCCTCCTCCCTGCTGCCGTCCGCAAAAATGACATCGACGTCAGCAGGGGCAGGGGCAGGGGCGGCCTGCTACGCGGCGAGGACATAGCGGGCAGCGCTGCCGTGGACGACGACATGCATGGTGGCTCCTTGAGATCCAATCGGGGGTTCTTGCCCAGCTCTCCGGGGTGGGTATGGAGAGTCTGCTCCCCGGAGCCCCCTCCCTGTCGAGAGACCGGAGAATCTGAAGATATTTCACGCTCGTCGAACGATTCCACCTCGGATATCCACAGGCATGCGTAGGGCCTGAAAGCGTGGAGGCGTCGCCGTTGTCCGTCGCGGCGCGTGCCCGCTCCCAGGCCGTCGGTGTCGGCGAGGACCGCGTCGCGGGTCGCGCGGGAGCACCAGGGACCATGGTGTGCACGGCAAGGCAAGTCGGCGTCGACATCACTGGGCTCCACGACAATTACGCCTAGGTACTTGAGCCGCAGCCTCCGGTGGATCTGATGGCCGCGCTGGAGAATCCGTGCACGATGCCCGGCACGCCCGAAATGAAGGCCGCCACTCTTAGCAGAGTATCCCGCGAGGTGCCCATTCCGCTTTTGTTCGATTTGATTCAATGCGCATAATTGCCGCATCTCGCATGCGCACAGGGTGGCGAACCCTGGCGAATAGCGCAGGCGTCAGAAAGGCGACCGCTTTGCATAGGCGTATGGCATAAGAATGTTCGTCGGACGATCCCAACCCGGACGTCTCGTCCAGCTGCCCAACGCTGGGCACGACCTCGCCACGCCCGACACCAAGCGCAAAGGAGCACGACGCACACCGAAGGCGACGTGTGCGTTGACCTGCAATGACCAACGTTCTGACACAAGCCTGGCCCGCGTACGTCGCAGGTCTCGCCGTTGCGGTGACCAGCTGGAGCGGCGCTCAGATCCACAAGACGTTGCGGCGCCGGCGCCGCCGGCGCCCCCCGGCCGAGGCGCCGCAGATTCCCGCGCAGGCCGCTGAGGAGGCCCAGGTGCCCGCCGAAGACAGGGCCAGCGAGTAATTCTTTTTTGCTTCCGCTTTCTAATTTACGGAGCAACAGCTTAGATGCCTTCAGAAAATGTCGTCCGTCAGACGACAAATAGCGTCGCCCGTCAGACGACATCACCCGAACAAGCCGAAGCCGAGTCCAATCGCCATTACGCGTGGCAGCACCTGCTGACCCCGCAGCCCCCGCGCGAGGGCGAGTGGGCCGGCGAGCTCGCCAAGACCATCACCACACTGCGAAGCAGTGGACTCCTGAGCGACGTGGCAGCCAAGTACGACCAGGTGACCCGGCTCATCGAACGGCACGCAGCCGACGAGACCACCGAGACGGACCTGCTCGCCGCGCTCCTGGTGATCCGATCCCTGCGCGACAAGCTGCAGCTCGACGAGGGGCGCATCATCGGCGCAGCGCGCACGAAGAGCGTCACCTGGGCGCGGGTGGCCACCGCGCTGGAGATGCGAACCCGCCAGTCCGCCGAACGCCGGTACCTGCAGCTGCGCACCGACCTCGACGACACCTACGGCGACCGCCTGAGCCAAGCCGACCGCGTGGACTACTACCGCTCCCAGCGCGACCGCCGCGCCGAAGTCCTGTGGGCCGACCAGCACCAGGACGAGATCGTCGCCCTGGCCCGCCGGCTCCTGGCCATTCCCGATCTGCAGCAGCGCGCCGACCGCTCCGCCAACGCATCGAGTATCAATGCCCGAGCCGCGGAACTCGCCGCGCGGTCCGGCCAGCCCGTTCCGGAACCCACCTTCATGCCGTGGCCCGGCCGGATCGCCGAATGTCTGGCAGGCAGCACTGACGCGACCTCGCCGACCCCTGCAGGACAGAAGCGGATGCACATGCTCTTCGGCCTCATCGGGCACGCGGTCGATCCCGGTTACATCGACCTGAGCGACCATGACGACATCGTCCGTGGCATCCGTCAGCTCTACCGCGACGCCGGCCCCGCCGCCCCTCGTGTTTGGCCTGAAGTTGGCCGGACTCCGAGCTCTCAATCCGCTCGATCGACCGGCTGATCGCCGACCGGGACATCCATCTTCGGGAGGAGACGCTGTGGCGGATGGCGTACGCGCCTGGCCCCACGTCCTCCTGGACGCCCACACGATTGCCGGCGGGATGGCGGGCAGGCTGGGACCTGCACGAGCGCTGGCCTTCCGGCCTCACCCACCTTGGTGGCCAGAGCGCCAGCCAGCCGATGCTGATGGCGAAGTCCGGCACAAGAAGCCGGAGAACGTACGGAAGTACTTTCGCCCCTCGGCGGAGGCGATCGCCGAAGTCACCAGCCTGCTTGCGCCCCATGGCGGCAGGCGCTGATCAGCAGTGGTGCCGCAGGACGACCGCGGTGGCGTCGTCCCGATACCCCTTCTTGTCGGCCCGTGCGGCGGTGGTGAGGGCGTCCGCCAGGGCTTGCGGGTCATCAGGGTGGGCGTGGACCAAGCCGTCGAGTTCCTCCTCGTCGAGGCTATCGTGCACGCCGTCAGAGGTGAGGACCACCAGTGGGTCGGGGATGTCCACCTGGCAGACGCTGGCCACGACCGCCCTGCCCAAAGTCGCCAGCACCCAGTTATCGTGCAGCCGCGCCTTCGCCAGGTCGATCCACTTGCCACCGTTGTAGCGTAAGTGTTCGCCCATGGAGTGGTCGGTGGTGTATTGCCTGAGTTGCCGGCCGTCGAAGCCCCAGGCCCGGCAGTCGCCGACCCACGAGAGGAGTGTGCCCTCGCCCGGCTCGGCCAGAGCGAGGACGGCGACCGCGTCTGGCTCGACGACCGTGGCGCCCGGATCGTTGTACAGCTCCGCTGCGGCGAGGAGGCCGGCCATCCGGCCCTTGCGGACTCCGACCCGGGCGGCCACGTGGGCCGCGAGCTGGGAGAGTTCAGCCACCTCGGGGGAGTTCCCGATGCCGTCCACCACCACCGCAGCTGTCAACTCCGCCACCGGGTAGGTGTGGATGGCCCATCCGTCGGCATTGTGGTCCCGGGTGCCGCGCCGGCTGGCGGCTGCGGCGGTGACCCCTTGTGCGGGCTGAGTCGTCGTCATGACGAAGGAGTCTGTCGCCCTTGCCCTGAATTGGGCAAACGCCAGGTGCTACTGACCGGCCCAGCACATTGATGTGGTGACGTACGAACGGGGAGAGGGGGCGTCCTCGCCACAGTCCTCGCAGGATCTGTTCGGCTTGGGTGCTGCGTGCAGGAGCCAATGACACGAGGTTGAGCCGCTCGTCCTCCCATCGAGCTCATATGCCGAGCGTGGGTCAGGCGACGGGGAGTCGAGCGCGGGCGGCGTCGAGTCTGGGTCCCGGCTCCCTGAACCTTCGAGCGCGGTCTTGTGGCTGATCGTTCATGACATGTTCGGGAGTCGGCCGAGCCAGAAGGCGGCGATGGACGGCCGATCGGTTCCGGCGGTCGAGCCGTCGTGGGGCAGGAACTCGGTCGGGGCGATGTAGCGGTCGCCCGGGTCGAGGCGGATCCGGAGGCAGCGAAGTGGGTGCCCTGCGGCGAGGTACTGCCGTACGTCCTCGGTGTGCGGGTAGAGGCTGTCCGGGTCGGCGTGGAGCGTGCGGCAGATCTGCTGGATGTCGTGGTCGCCGATGACTAGGTAGCGCGGGCCTGGGCCAAGGTTGGGGCAGAGCCGTCGACGACCTTGGTGGCGGTCGCGGCTTCCGTCAGTGCCGGGTTCCGTTGCAGCCCTGCGGCGCGGTCAGCTGAGGGGGATCGCATTTTCGGGTGCGGTTCGACGCATCGCCATCGTGGCTGCGAGCCCCAGCGCGGTGGACACCACGCCCGCGTGCCCTCCGATCACGATGCGCGCCTCGTCGAGGCGGCCCAGGTCCGCGTCGACAGTGGAGTTGAGGCTGGGCATCTCGACCTTGTACTTGCCGTCCTCCACCTCGTGGACCGTGTAGACGTTCCCGGCTACCTCGCACACCCAGGTTCCCGGCTCGGTCTCAGCGAGATCGACCAGAGTGCGGATCTGGTCGAGCGGGCTGGCCACAGAGGGGTGCTCCTCGTCCACATGCTCCTCGAACGTGCGCCGGGCGAGCGGCAGAAAGCGATGCCGGCCCAGCTCCGCGCCGCATTCGGGACAGCCAAGCGCGTACTTCGCCGGATCGCCGTCGTCGACCTCGCTGACGTTGGGCTGGACCCCGCCCACCGGGTCGAGCAGCGGGACGTTGCGTCGCTTCTTGGGCACAGGCATTCCTCGGGCTCATGCACCGGTAGGCCCGTCTTGCACGGGCTACCGTCCTGAAGCCCCCGACCGTACCGGTTGCCGCTGCCTGGAAGGAAGGTGACGTAGTCCTCGGCCGGTAGATGGAAGCCGAGGAGCTGAAGATCAGACGGTCAACGCCGTTGCGGTGGAGGTGGCGGACGCAGGCCCTTCCAAAGCGGTGGTCCTTCTACACCTTTCGCCCGACGAGACAGGCCGAGGCTCACATGGTGGTGCAACCTGCGTGGGCCGTAGGCTCCTCGCCCCGCGCGGTGGTGTTGCCCGGAGTGAGTTGGGTCAGCTGCGTGCCGTGACATTGCCCTTGAGGATCATCTGGCGTCCGTCGCTTGCTCGGAGGCAGGGCATGGTGGTGGATGTGTCTGGCCGTGGAGCACCAGGACGAGGGCCGCGCTCCTTCTCATCGGCACGAGGTGGCGGACTCGTCCCGGCGCGTCGGAAGCCGGAGGTCACCACAACCTTCGGTCCAGGCCGGGCGAAGTTCGTCGGCGGGGATGTTCTCCAGGCGCCTTCCGTCGGCCAGTAGCAGCGCGGCTGCTTTCGGGCCGACGCCGCGCAGGCCCGGGATGTTGTCGGCGGAGTCGCCGGTCAGAGCGCGATAGTCTGCCCGCTGCTCGGCCTGAACGCAGCGCGGGCGTCCGGGGTACCATCGTGCGAACGCATTTCACCTTGAGGCGTGCCTTGCCCGGACCCACCTCCGGGCTCTGGTGAACCCAGCTGCCGCTGGGAAGTGACGCAACGGTGATGCACGGCGCTTCCATCGTCTTTGACCGCCCTTGCGCACTCGGCGTTTGTCGTGGTGGGGCGGCATGGCGCGGAGCGTGCAGGAGCTGTCTTGTCATCGAAGAACATCACCAACCGCCAGCAGATCGCCCGGGCGCTCAACAAGGCGACGGGCTGCGGATACCAGCGGGCTCTGGAGCGCGTCGTCGACGCAGCCGAGCACAACCTGCTGCCCCCGGTCCTGGACGCGGCCGGTCGCGCCGAAGCCGTCCGGATCCTCACTGCCCCGGCTGCGGCTAAGCGCGTCCCGGGCCCCATGCTCGGGAAGGACTACCTGAAGGCCCTGGTTGCCGAGTTCCGTCTCCTGGGCTGGGGCGCCGGCCGCCACGAGCCCGAGGTGGACTGCTTCGGCCTCACTGCGTACGCAGGGCCCGTCGCGGGACTTAGCCTGACCGTGGGACGTGCAGATGACGACGCCGACGGCGGTGAACTCGATCCGGACGACCCGGACCAATCCGACCTGACCAAGCCGCTGTACCTGATGTCGGTGTGTCCGTCGGGCAACGCCACCGTCGAGGACTTCGATGACGGCCTCGCGGACTGTTCCACCGAAGCCGTCCGTATCACCGCGCGCCGCATGGACACCGAACTCGGCAAGACCCGGCTCCGCCGGGTCCGGGGCGCGGAAGAGTTCTCCA
This window contains:
- a CDS encoding PP2C family protein-serine/threonine phosphatase; translated protein: MTTTQPAQGVTAAAASRRGTRDHNADGWAIHTYPVAELTAAVVVDGIGNSPEVAELSQLAAHVAARVGVRKGRMAGLLAAAELYNDPGATVVEPDAVAVLALAEPGEGTLLSWVGDCRAWGFDGRQLRQYTTDHSMGEHLRYNGGKWIDLAKARLHDNWVLATLGRAVVASVCQVDIPDPLVVLTSDGVHDSLDEEELDGLVHAHPDDPQALADALTTAARADKKGYRDDATAVVLRHHC